A single Lactuca sativa cultivar Salinas chromosome 8, Lsat_Salinas_v11, whole genome shotgun sequence DNA region contains:
- the LOC111902124 gene encoding cytochrome b561 and DOMON domain-containing protein At5g47530, with protein MCSEYKFTSRRIYSSCRDLPHLSAQLHWTYNSSTGIAQIAYHARQGPRGWVAWAVNPNQIGMVGSEALVAFHNSNGSMTVYTTLINNYSPSMVPGNLSFQVSGLSAESSINEITIFADVGPFSGGSVVNQVWQSGNLVLNDVPQMHAISQQNLQSTGEIDFLYDEEKHR; from the coding sequence ATGTGTTCAGAATACAAATTCACATCAAGAAGAATCTATAGTTCTTGTAGGGATCTACCCCATCTATCTGCACAACTTCATTGGACCTACAATTCATCAACGGGCATAGCCCAGATCGCATACCACGCCCGCCAGGGCCCACGTGGGTGGGTTGCATGGGCGGTTAACCCGAACCAAATAGGCATGGTTGGGTCAGAAGCACTTGTGGCTTTTCATAATAGTAATGGAAGTATGACAGTTTATACAACTTTGATAAATAATTACAGTCCTTCAATGGTGCCAGGAAATCTTAGCTTTCAAGTTTCAGGTTTATCTGCTGAGTCATCGATTAATGAGATTACTATTTTTGCTGATGTGGGTCCGTTTTCAGGTGGATCTGTTGTTAATCAAGTGTGGCAAAGTGGGAATTTGGTTTTGAATGATGTCCCTCAAATGCATGCGATTTCACAGCAAAATCTTCAGTCAACAGGGGAAATTGATTTCTTGTACGATGAGGAAAAACATAGATAG